One Micavibrio aeruginosavorus ARL-13 genomic window carries:
- the rpmF gene encoding 50S ribosomal protein L32: protein MAVPKKKTSPSKRGMRRSHHALTTTNWVEDATSGEPKRRHHIDLKSGTYKGKQVIDPRG, encoded by the coding sequence ATGGCAGTTCCTAAGAAAAAAACCAGCCCGTCCAAGCGCGGCATGCGTCGTTCTCACCACGCGCTGACCACCACCAACTGGGTGGAAGATGCGACGTCGGGTGAGCCGAAGCGCCGTCACCACATCGACCTGAAGTCCGGTACGTATAAGGGCAAACAGGTTATCGATCCGCGCGGTTAA